The Maridesulfovibrio salexigens DSM 2638 region TTATTTTAAATTTTTCATAAAGTAATTAGTGGGCTATGAAGGTCTACCAAAAAAAGTAATGCTTTTAGATCATTAATTGACATGTATAACAGAAGTGTATTAGTGCATCTCTAGTGTTACTTTTTAAATATTTGTGTTTGGTGTGTTTGATGATTTGTTAACTAATTTTAACAAAGGAGGCCATACATGTCAGGATGTGCGCCGAAGTCCCCGCCAGCCGGGGCGGCAGCGGTTCAACCTGCTGTGAATGAGAATGCCAAACGAATGGAGGGTGTTGAGTACAGTCTTTACGCTCCTCCTGTGGGGGTTGATGCAGACACTGTCAGATTCGTGCGGGTTGACGAGTCTAAATGTGAAGGGTGCGGTGCGTGTGAAGAATATTGTGCCAGTGGTGCTATCCAGTCCATTAATGACGAGGGCATTCACCGGATAGTCGATCCTGTTGCCTGCATGAACTGCGGTCAGTGTCTTACCAACTGTCCGTATGGTGCTATTTATGAGGGGGTTTCCTTCGTGGATGAGCTTGCAGCCAAGCTCAAGGATCCGAATACCATTGTTGTTTCCATGCCTGCCCCGGCAGTTCGTTACGGTCTTGGTGAATGTTTCGGTGCTTCTACCGGAACCTATGTCGGCGGAAAGATGCATGCAGCATTGCGCAAACTTGGATTCGATTACATTTGGGACAACGAATTCACTGCTGACGTTACCATCATGGAAGAAGGTACCGAGCTCCTTCACAGGGTGAAAAGTCAGGGAAGCAAGGATGCAATGCCTTTGCCTCAGTTCACTTCCTGTTGTCCGGGCTGGGTAAAGTTTGCTGAGACTTTTTATCCCGACCTGATTCCCAACCTGTCCACCTGTAAATCTCCTATCGGTATGCTTGGTCCCTTGGCTAAGACATATGGTGCGAAGGAAACAAAAACAGACGGTAAGAAGATTTACACTGTTTCCATAATGCCCTGTATCGCCAAGAAGTACGAAGGTGTACGCAGTGAGCTCGATGATGCCGGATATGACCGTGACATCGATGCTACTATCAATACCCGTGAGCTTGCTTACATGATCAAGGCAGCTGGTATTGATTTTAACAACCTGCCTGATGAAGATCCTGATCCTGTTCTCGGTGAATCCACCGGTGCGGCTACCATCTTCGGTAACAGCGGTGGTGTAATGGAAGCGGCCCTCAGGCTTGCCTACGAAGTCCTTTCCGGCACCAAGATCCCCAGCCCTGATATCAAAGTTGTCCGTACTCACGAGGGTATTAACACAGCTGATGTTCATGTCCCCAACTTCGGAACTGTGAAAGTTGCTGTTGCTAGTGGGCTTGATAACGCTGCCAAGCTTTGTGATGAAGTTCGTGCAGGTAAATCTCCTTATCACTTTATCGAGATTATGACTTGTCCCGGCGGTTGCGTTAACGGTGGCGGACAGCCTCTTGATCCTGAAATCAGGGCTTCCCTGTTCAGGTCTACCGTGGCTCAGATCAACAAGCGTTTCAGAGCCCGCAAAATTAAGGCATAAGGAGAAACTGATATGAAATTAAGCAGACGCAGTTTCATCAAGGCCGCAGGTGCGGTGGCCGGTTATGCGGTTCTGGGCGTGAATATTGCCAAAGAGGCAGCAGCGGAAGTCATGGACTTTGTTGCACGCCGTCAGAACTCTGTTTATGCAGCAGATGCCAACAAGGATATCTACAAGTATAGAAAATCTCAGGACAACCCCATGATCGTTAAAATTTACGATCCTAAAAAAGGTTTCCTGCACGATGGTCCTTGTGGGCATAAATCCCATGAGCTCCTGCATACTTATTACTACGATCGCAGCAGTAAGCTTAATGCCTTGAAAGAAAAGGGCATCAAGCTGAATCTCTAAAATTATATACATGCGTTTGCCTGAGGTGAGGATCTCTCTGGCCCAAGGGTCGGCGCAAGTTTCGGAGGCTGTTTTGTGAAAACAGCCAGTGTTTTTCTTACCGGCAAATTACCGAGGAAAAGGGTCCGTCCTGACTTCCTGCAGGGGTTTCCCCGGCAAGCTCCGGAAGCTGTCAGTTGCTTCTTTACTTCGACCATTGCGGAGCCTTTTTAATGGATAAGCGTTTGGGAATTATAGGAATAACCATCAAAGACAGATACAAGTCTGCACCGAAGGTCAATCAGACCTTAAGTGAACATGGAGAAATCATTGTAGGGCGCATGGGACTTCCTTTCCGCGAAAAGGGCGTGAATGTCATCGGTATAATTATCGAGGCAACCACGGATCAGGTCGGGGCATTAACCGGGCAACTGGGCATGCTTCAAGGCGTAAAAGTCAAATCACTTCTCGTGTAGGAAAGGATACCGTTATGAATAAGAATGCCACCCT contains the following coding sequences:
- a CDS encoding [FeFe] hydrogenase, group A, which produces MEGVEYSLYAPPVGVDADTVRFVRVDESKCEGCGACEEYCASGAIQSINDEGIHRIVDPVACMNCGQCLTNCPYGAIYEGVSFVDELAAKLKDPNTIVVSMPAPAVRYGLGECFGASTGTYVGGKMHAALRKLGFDYIWDNEFTADVTIMEEGTELLHRVKSQGSKDAMPLPQFTSCCPGWVKFAETFYPDLIPNLSTCKSPIGMLGPLAKTYGAKETKTDGKKIYTVSIMPCIAKKYEGVRSELDDAGYDRDIDATINTRELAYMIKAAGIDFNNLPDEDPDPVLGESTGAATIFGNSGGVMEAALRLAYEVLSGTKIPSPDIKVVRTHEGINTADVHVPNFGTVKVAVASGLDNAAKLCDEVRAGKSPYHFIEIMTCPGGCVNGGGQPLDPEIRASLFRSTVAQINKRFRARKIKA
- a CDS encoding iron hydrogenase small subunit — translated: MKLSRRSFIKAAGAVAGYAVLGVNIAKEAAAEVMDFVARRQNSVYAADANKDIYKYRKSQDNPMIVKIYDPKKGFLHDGPCGHKSHELLHTYYYDRSSKLNALKEKGIKLNL
- a CDS encoding TM1266 family iron-only hydrogenase system putative regulator; protein product: MDKRLGIIGITIKDRYKSAPKVNQTLSEHGEIIVGRMGLPFREKGVNVIGIIIEATTDQVGALTGQLGMLQGVKVKSLLV